The segment TCGCCCGGCGCATTGAACTGCTGCTGCAGCTCATCATAGAAGCTGAGGTCGATATACAGCTTGGCATCTCCCGGACAATAGAACGGGCCTACGGCCGAGCTGGCGGTTCCGCAGGCAGAGTTCACGCTGCCGCTGTAGAGCACAAGCGTCGGGTCCTGATAAGTCATCCCCTGCTCCTTGAAGATATCGGACCAGACATCCTCGGTATCGGCCAGCACGACAGATACGAACTCGGATAACTCCTTTTCCTGGGCGCTCTGTTCATAAGGGACACTTGAGTTCGTACCCGAACCGGTTGAAGTCAGATTGCCCATAATATCGCCGATATTCCCTCCGCTCAGCAGCGTAACAATCACTATAATCACGATCCCGCTGATTCCGCCGCCAATCAGCTTGCCTCCGCCTCCGCCGCCGCGGCCTCTGCGGTCTTCCACATTGGAACTGCCTCTTCTGCCCTGCCATTTCATGGCCTTCCCCCCAGTTATGAATACTCGCGAATGCAGATATCTTTGTACTTATGAGTCAATTTCATAATTCAATTTGTTAAATAGCAAGATTAGGCCAAAATCTAAGGTCACATTTTTAAAAAATCAGGCGATTTGCTGGGAATTCCTCAACTGCTGGTTCAATTTGTCTAACGCAAACTTACTCAAATTGTACGCGAGCGTACTGAGCTGGAAATCGACACTTGCCCGGACACCGCGGTGGCGTGTGCGCTTCATCCCGAAATACTCTTTGAGATAGGCAAATACACGCTCCACGGCCGTACGCTTCTTGTACAGTGTTGTAAAACTTTCGCTCCCTCTGGCGGGATAGGTGTGTAAACGCAAATCCGTTTGGATTCGAATTTTAAACACTTTTTGGCATTCGGTACCGGAAAGCGCACAGCCTTTGCATTCACTAGGCCGGGTGTACTTCAGGGTCTCATATTTGGCATCAAAACTGTCGTAACGGTACGCATGCCCTTGAGCGCACACCGGCGTGTAATCCAGATTCATTCCCGCAGGCGAGTCTTTGTGGTGAATCAGGGAAATCGCAGGATAGGCGCCGAGCGAATGAATCAACTGGTAGATCGCCGCGCAATCGTACCCCTTGTCGCCCAAGATATGCTTGACCTTTAGCATCGGAAACTTCAGGAGCAGGCCTTTGAGAAGGACGACCGCCATACGCTGGTCATTCGGATTTGCCGAACTAAAGAGGCCGCTGAGGATATACTGGCTGTCCGTGTCGACCAGCAGATTCGCCTTGAACCCGTAATAGCTGGTCATTCGGCCCTTCGTATTTTTCTTGTCACAACGCGCAGCATGCCGGGGCAACGCGGTCAGTAGTTCATCGTACGGGTACGGCAACATCGCTTCAATGGTTTTCTGGAACGGTCCGAGACTTTGTTCATAGGCTTCCATTTCCTCGCGCCGACGTTCCTTTTCCGCCAGGGATGGACGGCCGGGCTTGCTATATCTGGGTTTCTTCAGCGGCTCGTTCGCCACCTTAGGCTCAGGCTCGGGATGTTCGAGCTGAATTTGCTCGGCCACCGAAGCTTCGCCTTTCTTTTGCCCCCGGCGAGCCGCACGACGCTTGGAGGCCGATTCGCTAAATTGGCAATCCCAAGCCTCGACCATGGAGGAATCCACAGCCAGATGGGTTCCGCTCACAAAGCCTTCTTCTAGGGCAGACGTGACTAGGCGATCCTGAAGTTGTTCCAGCATTCCCGTTTGCTCCAGCGCATGAATCAAACGGGAATAGGAGGCCTGACTTGGAATGTTATCCGAGCCGGTGAACCGGCACTGGACTCGAAATTCGATGCTATGATTCAGTCGCCGGACCAGGGCAGAGACAAACTCGATGTTCTCCATTTTTGCAATCAGCAGCGAGTAGATCATGGCAGGTACGTTTAATTTTTCAGGCCGTCCGCGATGGTTCTTTTTCCCTAGTGCGAACAGAACTGGAGCTAAATGTAAGTGTTCAAAGATTTGGCTGTATTTATCTTCTGGACTCATTTGGAGCAATTCCTCGAAGGAAAACAGTTCTTCTTGTCGAATAGAATAGATGGGGATTACCTCTTTTCTTCTCGGGTGTTGGTTTCGTCGCCTA is part of the Paenibacillus sp. FSL M7-0420 genome and harbors:
- the ypfJ gene encoding KPN_02809 family neutral zinc metallopeptidase, with the translated sequence MKWQGRRGSSNVEDRRGRGGGGGGKLIGGGISGIVIIVIVTLLSGGNIGDIMGNLTSTGSGTNSSVPYEQSAQEKELSEFVSVVLADTEDVWSDIFKEQGMTYQDPTLVLYSGSVNSACGTASSAVGPFYCPGDAKLYIDLSFYDELQQQFNAPGDFAMAYVIAHEVGHHVQTLLGASEQLNSERQRLSETEFNKVQVRFELQADYYAGVWAHHVQGQNLLEEGDLDEALTAASAVGDDTIQKRAQGYVVPDSFTHGTSEQRKRWFYKGFNSGTIAGGDTFKAAEL
- a CDS encoding transposase, producing the protein MSPEDKYSQIFEHLHLAPVLFALGKKNHRGRPEKLNVPAMIYSLLIAKMENIEFVSALVRRLNHSIEFRVQCRFTGSDNIPSQASYSRLIHALEQTGMLEQLQDRLVTSALEEGFVSGTHLAVDSSMVEAWDCQFSESASKRRAARRGQKKGEASVAEQIQLEHPEPEPKVANEPLKKPRYSKPGRPSLAEKERRREEMEAYEQSLGPFQKTIEAMLPYPYDELLTALPRHAARCDKKNTKGRMTSYYGFKANLLVDTDSQYILSGLFSSANPNDQRMAVVLLKGLLLKFPMLKVKHILGDKGYDCAAIYQLIHSLGAYPAISLIHHKDSPAGMNLDYTPVCAQGHAYRYDSFDAKYETLKYTRPSECKGCALSGTECQKVFKIRIQTDLRLHTYPARGSESFTTLYKKRTAVERVFAYLKEYFGMKRTRHRGVRASVDFQLSTLAYNLSKFALDKLNQQLRNSQQIA